One bacterium genomic window, GCCTTGAACTCCAGGGTCTGCGACAGGTAGAGGCACCCCGGACCCGGCAGCTTCATCCCGATCGCTGCCGAAATCGTACCCGCCGTGAGGAGCCCGTGCGCGATCCGCTCCTTGAAGCGTGTCTTCGCCGCGAACTCCTTCGAGGTGTGCACGGGATTGCGGTCCCCCGTGATCCCGGCGAACAGGAAGACGTCCTCCTCGGAGAAGACCTTTGTGAACTCCGCGGAGTCTCCCACGCTGTACATCCGGCGCTCCTCGATTCTTCATGAATGATTTCGTCAACAAACCATGTTTTGCAATTGCGGTGCCATGAAATATCATCGGGCCCGCTGCTTGATTTGTTCCCAAAACCGATCGAATAACAACGTTATACCTTGATCAGTCCGCGAATCTTGCCTGGCACAGAAATGTACCCATAAAGGTACTAATCGCTCCGAAACAAGGAGGCGGGCAGAATTTCCGTTGTCGACAAGGCGATCTATGTGGGAATGTACCTATATGGGTATATGTAACTTATTTGCTACTTCTTCGAACCGGAGGGGCCCGCGATCCCGTACCGTTTTATCTTCTCGTGCAGCTTCACGCGATGGATCCGCAGCAGTTCCGCCGCTTTCGTCCTGTTTCCCCCGACCGCCGCGAGGGCCGACAGGATGGCAGACCGCTCCGCTTCGGCCTTCACGGAAGCGAGCGATCCGGGGGCCCTCGCCGATGCTTCCTGCCCGCAGGCTTCGACCGCTCCCGGGGTCCTCTCCGCCCGCGTCCCGTGCTCGAAGCGGATCAGGTGGGCGGGGAAATGCTCCGGCCGCAGGTCCTCGCGGGGCGACATCGCCACCGCCCGCTCGAGTCCGTTCTGCAGCTCCCGGACGTTCCCGGGCCATGGATACGCCCGGAGGATATCGAGGAGCCTGGCGGAAAGCCGCCGCTTCGGTTCGCCGATGTCGGAAGAGAGCCGGGCGAGGAACGCCTCGGCGATCGCGCCCAGGTCCTCCGGATGCTCCCGAAGCGGTGGAATCCGGATCGGGATGACATTGACGCGGTAGTACAGGTCGGCGCGGAACGTCCCCTGCCCCACCATCTCCTCGAGGTTCCGGCCGGTGGCCGCGATCAGGCGGAGGTCCACCCGCCGTGAACCGGTTCCCCCCAGGCGGTCGACCTCCTTTTCCTGCAGGACCCGCAGAAGCTTCGCCTGCATCGCCAGCGGCATGTCGCCGATCTCGTCGAGGAAGAGGGTCCCGCCCGCGGCGAGTTCGAACTTGCCCGGCTTCCCGCCCCTGCGCGCGCCGGTGAACGCCCCCTCCTCGTAGCCGAACAGCTCCGACTCGAGGAGTTCCGCGGGGACGGCGGCGCAGTTGAGCTTGATGAACGGCCCCGCGCGCCGGGGACCTGCGGCGTGGATGGCGTGCGCGAACAGCTCCTTCCCGGTCCCGGTCTCCCCGCGCAGCAGGACCGTCGAATCGGTCCGGGAGGCCCGCTCCGCCTCCTCCTTGGCCGCCGTGATGGCGGCCCCGGCGCCGACGATGCTCGCGAAGGTGTACCGGGCGCCCCGCAGATGCGTGAGCTCCTCCTCATAATATTTCACCTTCGACTCGAGGAGATTCATCTTGGACGCAAGCTCCCGGAGCTGCTCCACGGTCTTGAAGACCACCCGCCCGTACGCACCGATGATCCGGTCGCCATCCTTCAGGGGGATCCGGTTGACGATCAGGGCGCGGCCGTGGATCGTCATGCGTTCCCCGATCTCGGCCGTCCCGGTCTTCACCACGGTATGCATCCGGGTGTTCTCGATCACCTCCGTCACATGCTTCCCCACCGCCACGGCAACCGTGGTCCCGTTGAACTCCGCGTACTCCTCGCTGATCATCGTGACGATTCCGCCGGCGTCGACGACGACCATCCACTCCCCGGCGCCGGCGAGCACCTCCTCGAGGGTGCGAACCAGCGCGCGGGTGGAGTCGAGCTCCCGCGACATCCTCTCCATCTCGGTCACGTCCTGGAAGACGGACACGGCGCCGATCAGCTCCCCGTCGCGGAAGATGGGCGCCCTGTCGGCGATGACGGACCGCGCGCCGATCGGCTGGGGCCGTCCCGTCTCCGGCTCTCCCGACCGCAGGACGTTCACCAGCCCGGAGTTGGGCACGATCGAGAGGAGGGGCCTGCCGATCGCGTCCCCCTTCTCCACGCCGAGAAGCCGCGCCGCCGCCCCGTTGAAAATCAGGATCGTCCCCTCGCGGTCGATGGCGATCACGCCGCTGGCCATCGAATCGAGGACCCGACCCAGGATCGCTTCGCTGTCTCCCCGCAACCGTGCCTCCACGTTCGTCGTCCCATTTTACGACGATCCGGTGATGCGCGCCCCGACTATAATGGCGGTAACGATTCGGGGAGGGGCGACGATGCGGACGCGCGGCGAGACCGAGGTGCGGGCCTTCTTCGAGTCCGCGGGTGTCCCGAAGGAGATCCACCATTTCGAGGAGTCGACCCACAACTCGGAGCTCGCCGCCCGGTCGCTCGGCGTGCGGGTGGGC contains:
- a CDS encoding MaoC family dehydratase translates to MYSVGDSAEFTKVFSEEDVFLFAGITGDRNPVHTSKEFAAKTRFKERIAHGLLTAGTISAAIGMKLPGPGCLYLSQTLEFKAPVFLGDEITARVEIVEVISEKRLRMKTSCFNQDKVLVIDGEAIIVPPRRGGEAVRTTKSKGEGGTE
- a CDS encoding sigma 54-interacting transcriptional regulator; the protein is MEARLRGDSEAILGRVLDSMASGVIAIDREGTILIFNGAAARLLGVEKGDAIGRPLLSIVPNSGLVNVLRSGEPETGRPQPIGARSVIADRAPIFRDGELIGAVSVFQDVTEMERMSRELDSTRALVRTLEEVLAGAGEWMVVVDAGGIVTMISEEYAEFNGTTVAVAVGKHVTEVIENTRMHTVVKTGTAEIGERMTIHGRALIVNRIPLKDGDRIIGAYGRVVFKTVEQLRELASKMNLLESKVKYYEEELTHLRGARYTFASIVGAGAAITAAKEEAERASRTDSTVLLRGETGTGKELFAHAIHAAGPRRAGPFIKLNCAAVPAELLESELFGYEEGAFTGARRGGKPGKFELAAGGTLFLDEIGDMPLAMQAKLLRVLQEKEVDRLGGTGSRRVDLRLIAATGRNLEEMVGQGTFRADLYYRVNVIPIRIPPLREHPEDLGAIAEAFLARLSSDIGEPKRRLSARLLDILRAYPWPGNVRELQNGLERAVAMSPREDLRPEHFPAHLIRFEHGTRAERTPGAVEACGQEASARAPGSLASVKAEAERSAILSALAAVGGNRTKAAELLRIHRVKLHEKIKRYGIAGPSGSKK